Proteins encoded together in one Flavobacteriales bacterium window:
- a CDS encoding PhoH family protein: protein MGELSIQVTAVDPIAVFGANDQHLRIIRGFFPKLNLVARGDTLKVIGNDEDISVFAERFDQLVEHVGRYNELPRKVLDDIMGGAPDTEPSAEDADVLVHGNAGLRVKARTRNQQRLVEAVRTHDMVFAVGPAGTGKTYTAVALAVRALKEKQVRRIILTRPAVEAGENLGFLPGDLREKLDPYLQPLYDALKDMIPAGRLAEHLETGVIQIAPLAFMRGRTLDHAFVILDEAQNATLPQLKMFLTRMGRNAKFVITGDLTQVDLPKHSPSGLDKGIGMLRSVEGIAIIELDEKDVIRHELVTKVLVAFKDQEQRDQSARTP, encoded by the coding sequence GTGGGCGAGCTTTCCATTCAAGTGACGGCGGTGGACCCGATCGCGGTCTTCGGCGCCAACGACCAGCATCTGCGCATCATCCGCGGCTTCTTCCCGAAGCTCAACCTCGTAGCGCGTGGCGACACCTTGAAGGTGATCGGCAACGACGAGGACATCAGCGTCTTCGCCGAGCGCTTCGATCAGCTCGTGGAGCATGTGGGCCGCTACAACGAACTGCCGCGCAAGGTGCTCGACGACATCATGGGCGGCGCCCCGGACACCGAACCCAGCGCGGAGGACGCCGATGTGCTGGTGCACGGCAACGCCGGTCTCCGCGTCAAGGCCCGCACCCGCAACCAGCAGCGGCTGGTGGAGGCCGTGCGCACCCACGACATGGTGTTCGCCGTGGGGCCCGCCGGCACCGGCAAGACGTACACCGCCGTGGCCCTGGCCGTGCGCGCCCTCAAGGAGAAGCAGGTGCGCCGCATCATCCTCACCCGGCCCGCCGTGGAGGCGGGGGAGAACCTCGGCTTCCTGCCCGGCGACCTGCGCGAGAAGCTCGATCCCTACCTGCAGCCGCTCTACGATGCGCTCAAGGACATGATCCCCGCCGGCCGCCTGGCCGAGCATCTGGAGACCGGCGTCATCCAGATCGCCCCCCTGGCCTTCATGCGCGGCCGCACCCTCGACCACGCCTTCGTGATCCTCGACGAGGCCCAGAACGCCACCCTGCCCCAGCTCAAGATGTTCCTCACTCGCATGGGCCGCAACGCCAAGTTCGTCATCACCGGCGACCTCACCCAGGTGGACCTGCCCAAGCACAGCCCCAGCGGCCTGGACAAGGGCATCGGCATGTTGCGCAGCGTGGAAGGCATCGCCATCATCGAGCTCGATGAGAAGGATGTCATCCGCCACGAGCTCGTCACCAAGGTGCTCGTCGCCTTCAAGGATCAGGAGCAGCGCGACCAATCCGCTCGCACGCCATGA
- a CDS encoding SAM-dependent chlorinase/fluorinase — MAIITLTTDMGVKDHYVAVVKGSILGQAPGAVIVDISHQITPFDNAQAAFVLRNAYPAFPAGTVHLIGIDPEAGPQTPHVVAAHDGHWFVGADNGIFSLLFDGRPQEVHTLRMVTDAADATFPLRGVLARAACHLALGGTIDAIADPRAGVRQQLGFVPALDQESIRGVVIHVDAYGNVVTNIHHDHFAAMVQDRPFRITFGRSQYDITALHRTYGEVPQGERVAFFGASGLLEIAVNKGVEGGGGGAARLFGLHVQDPVRVELKDVVRQLAAS; from the coding sequence ATGGCGATCATCACCCTCACCACGGACATGGGCGTGAAGGACCACTACGTGGCCGTGGTGAAGGGCAGCATCCTGGGTCAGGCACCCGGCGCGGTCATCGTGGACATCAGTCACCAGATCACGCCGTTCGACAACGCGCAGGCGGCCTTCGTGCTCCGCAACGCATACCCCGCCTTCCCGGCGGGCACGGTACACCTGATCGGCATCGACCCCGAGGCCGGTCCGCAGACGCCCCACGTGGTGGCGGCGCACGACGGGCACTGGTTCGTAGGGGCGGACAACGGCATCTTCAGCCTGTTGTTCGATGGCCGTCCGCAGGAGGTACACACCTTGCGGATGGTGACGGACGCAGCGGACGCCACCTTCCCGCTGCGGGGCGTGCTGGCGCGGGCGGCGTGCCACCTGGCACTGGGCGGGACCATCGACGCCATCGCTGACCCGCGCGCCGGGGTGCGACAGCAGCTCGGCTTCGTTCCGGCCTTGGACCAGGAGAGCATCCGCGGCGTGGTGATCCATGTGGACGCTTACGGGAACGTGGTCACCAACATCCACCACGACCACTTCGCGGCGATGGTGCAGGACCGGCCCTTCCGCATCACCTTCGGTCGTTCGCAGTACGACATCACGGCGCTGCACCGCACTTACGGCGAAGTGCCGCAGGGCGAGCGGGTAGCCTTCTTCGGGGCCAGCGGGTTGCTGGAGATCGCGGTGAACAAAGGCGTGGAGGGCGGCGGCGGCGGCGCAGCGCGGCTGTTCGGGCTGCACGTGCAGGACCCGGTGCGTGTGGAGCTGAAGGACGTGGTGCGGCAACTGGCGGCCTCATGA
- a CDS encoding antibiotic biosynthesis monooxygenase, which produces MIVRLVRMSFRPGEAEGFLELFEGWRHRIITMPGCLHLELLRDADDPRIFFTYSLWRSAEDLEHYRRSPVFAEVWPVVKALFDAPAQAWSCARLHHMDAKPEPA; this is translated from the coding sequence ATGATCGTGCGGTTGGTGCGCATGAGCTTCCGCCCTGGGGAGGCCGAGGGATTCCTGGAACTGTTCGAAGGCTGGCGGCATCGCATCATCACCATGCCGGGCTGTCTGCACCTGGAGCTGCTGCGCGACGCCGACGATCCCCGCATCTTCTTCACCTACAGCCTGTGGCGGTCCGCCGAAGACCTGGAACACTATCGCCGCTCCCCCGTTTTCGCCGAGGTGTGGCCGGTGGTGAAGGCCCTGTTCGACGCCCCCGCGCAGGCCTGGAGCTGCGCCCGCCTGCATCACATGGACGCCAAGCCCGAGCCTGCATGA
- a CDS encoding tetratricopeptide repeat protein: MNRIIALSLLFIPIIASAQSDALLRSAETAYASGELDSALARVERAIAADRTSARAYKLRGDIRQRLKQLELALIDYKESETLDPNNARLFVSRSAARITEGNIKGALRDLDHAIELDPADADAWYNRACAHYLVQDNAQALKDTEKALKLRDDHAEALFLGGVVKGELFKEDAGLDDIRRALALKPEIPGGRMSAAILLYEMERFEEAIAGFTEVLAKDTASADLRDAHYYRGDSHYNLKRKEEACRDWRASAKLGDKDAVFIVKNYCDTDQEKIPKKPQRKRRKTVVSF; this comes from the coding sequence ATGAACCGCATCATCGCCCTATCCCTCCTCTTCATCCCCATCATCGCTTCCGCCCAGAGCGACGCGCTGCTGCGTTCGGCTGAGACCGCCTACGCAAGCGGCGAGCTGGACAGTGCGCTGGCGCGGGTGGAACGGGCGATCGCGGCGGACCGGACCTCGGCGCGGGCCTACAAACTGCGCGGCGACATCCGCCAGCGGCTGAAGCAACTGGAGCTGGCGCTGATCGATTACAAGGAGAGCGAGACCCTGGACCCCAACAACGCCCGGCTTTTCGTAAGCCGGTCGGCCGCGCGCATCACCGAGGGCAACATCAAGGGGGCGCTGCGCGACCTGGACCACGCCATCGAGCTGGATCCGGCCGATGCCGATGCGTGGTACAACCGGGCCTGCGCCCACTACCTGGTGCAGGACAACGCCCAGGCGTTGAAGGACACCGAGAAGGCGCTGAAGCTGCGCGACGACCATGCTGAGGCGCTGTTCCTGGGCGGCGTGGTGAAGGGCGAGCTGTTCAAGGAGGACGCGGGTCTGGACGACATCCGGCGGGCGCTGGCGCTGAAGCCGGAGATCCCCGGCGGGCGGATGAGCGCGGCCATCCTGCTGTACGAGATGGAGCGCTTCGAAGAGGCCATCGCGGGCTTCACGGAAGTGCTGGCGAAGGACACCGCCTCGGCCGACCTGCGCGACGCGCACTACTACCGGGGCGACAGCCACTACAACCTGAAGCGCAAGGAGGAGGCCTGCCGCGACTGGCGGGCCAGCGCCAAGCTCGGCGACAAGGACGCGGTGTTCATCGTGAAGAACTACTGCGACACGGACCAGGAGAAGATCCCCAAGAAGCCGCAGCGCAAGCGCCGCAAGACGGTGGTCTCCTTCTGA
- the gldF gene encoding gliding motility-associated ABC transporter permease subunit GldF has translation MRALIIKEVRGFAGSLIGHITVVVFLLITGLFLWVFPDNLLDLGYADMAPLFQLAPWVFLFLVPAVTMRSFSEERRTGTIELLLTKPLSEGAIVAAKYIAAVVLVMAALLPTLVYVWSVMELAVPAGNIDRGGTWGSYLGLLMLGGCFAAVGVFASALTDSQIVAFLITVFLCFCLFMGFDLVASFDAFGALEGPIKAMGIQEHYRSISRGVVDLRDVLYFGGVAAIFLLATRTVLQSRSW, from the coding sequence ATGCGGGCGTTGATCATCAAGGAGGTGCGGGGCTTCGCGGGCTCGCTCATCGGCCACATCACCGTGGTGGTCTTCCTGTTGATCACCGGGCTCTTCCTGTGGGTGTTCCCGGACAACCTGCTGGACCTGGGCTACGCGGACATGGCGCCTTTGTTCCAGCTGGCGCCGTGGGTCTTCCTCTTCCTGGTGCCGGCGGTGACGATGCGCAGCTTCAGCGAGGAACGCCGCACGGGCACCATCGAGCTGTTGCTGACCAAGCCCCTGAGCGAGGGCGCCATCGTCGCGGCCAAGTACATCGCCGCGGTGGTGCTGGTGATGGCGGCGCTGCTACCCACGCTGGTGTACGTGTGGAGCGTGATGGAGCTGGCGGTGCCGGCGGGCAACATCGACCGGGGGGGCACCTGGGGCTCGTACCTGGGGCTGCTGATGCTGGGCGGCTGTTTCGCCGCGGTGGGCGTGTTCGCCTCGGCGCTCACCGACAGCCAGATCGTGGCCTTCCTGATCACGGTCTTCCTGTGCTTCTGCCTGTTCATGGGCTTCGACCTGGTGGCCAGCTTCGACGCCTTCGGCGCGTTGGAGGGCCCCATCAAGGCGATGGGCATCCAGGAGCACTACCGCAGCATCAGCCGCGGGGTGGTGGACCTGCGCGACGTGCTCTACTTCGGTGGGGTGGCCGCCATCTTCCTGCTGGCCACGCGCACGGTGCTCCAAAGCCGCAGTTGGTGA